In a genomic window of Drosophila takahashii strain IR98-3 E-12201 chromosome 3L, DtakHiC1v2, whole genome shotgun sequence:
- the LOC108057355 gene encoding anoctamin-4 isoform X1, with translation MSSHEGRSGERSHVFQIRIDSVEDESTAPITEASSREDLISSAAREGDRTSEQSIFQFPRFLSVPTLRSPRQSPDPSARREVMSSPAKSERMSRRSQTKLRPRRLSQDSGIVAGRLIGYGEGVLIDTDLQSRKIVADPTDSVYSCQADDNVALANTKPATPIPPKSKLSGNRARAGSAAYTEKWLNSSVMRTSNGNPLFPKSNSIAVPLPTHLESESAEPSPTQAFGPKILGSHEEDIPGTAMRRNLGLNLSPTLGSGDRVNQSYEIMESSHSNVLPNDQFGYRQLIPTERKASDSTSSVSGSYYGSRKASKSNSLGGESGDERRVSKQDREGLDPESLMFRDGRRKVDMVLAWEEEDLGVMTEAEAKRRDNRRCFMENLIKEGLEVELEDKSQSFNEKTFFLKIHLPWRLETRLAEVMNLKLPVKRFITISVKPSWDEENVVLRNVQYWKDVWQRLTKKIQLDQTLLEGETTFKAATANGNPEEQFIVKDRATAFTSAQRSLMVMQVLIRTPFDESDRSGIRRLMNDGTYLGVFPLHEGRYDRPHSSGISLDRRVLYQTWAHPSQWYKKQPLCLVRKYFGDKIALYFCWLGFYTEMLVYPSVVGTLCFIYGLATLESEDNTPSKEICNEYGTGNITLCPLCDKACSYQRLSESCLFSRLTYLFDNPSTVFFAIFMSFWATTFLELWKRKQSVLVWEWDLHNVDMDEENRPEFETNATTFRMNPVTREKEPYMSTWNRSIRFVITGSAVLFMISVVLSAVLGTILYRITLVSVIYGGGGFFVKEHAKLFTSVTAALINLVVIMLLTRIYHRMAIRLTNLENPRTHTEYEDSYTFKIFFFEFMNFYSSLIYIAFFKGRFFDYPGDDQARKSEFFRLKNDICDPAGCLSELCIQLAIIMVGKQCWNNFMEYLFPKFWNWWRQRKHKQATKDESHLHMAWEQDYHMQDPGRLALFDEYLEMILQYGFVTLFVAAFPLAPLFALLNNVAEIRLDAYKMVTQARRPLAERVEDIGAWYGILRIITYTAVVSNAFVIAYTSDFIPRMVYKFVYSETHTLAGYIEHSLSIFNTSDYKEEWGASVSERDPDTCQYRGYRNGPKDYEPYGLSPHYWHVFAARLAFVVVFEHVVFVITGIMQFIIPDVPSEVKTQMQREQLLAKEAKYQHGIKRAQGDSQDIMSLFRDTSQRTSIAGSQVTARGSWARRFSRLSDGLDAHVEVAARPRRSVESTVWEVS, from the exons ATGAGCAGTCACGAAGGAAGGTCCGGCGAGAGGTCACACGTCTTTCAGATTCGCATCGACAGCGTCGAGGATGAGAGCACCGCCCCCATAACGGAGGCCAGTTCTCGAGAGGATCTCATCAGCAGCGCCGCCCGGGAGGGCGACAGGACCAGCGAGCAGTCGATCTTTCAGTTTCCCA GATTCCTTTCGGTGCCAACGCTGCGTAGCCCGCGCCAATCCCCCGATCCCTCCGCCAGGAGGGAGGTGATGTCCAGTCCGGCCAAGAGCGAGCGCATGAGCCGCCGGAGCCAGACGAAGCTGCGACCACGACGACTTAGCCAGGATAGTGGCATTGTGGCAGGAAGATTAATTGGATACGGA GAGGGTGTCCTAATTGACACCGATCTGCAGTCAAGGAAAATCGTAGCCGATCCGACAGATAGCGTATATAGCTGCCAGGCGGACGATAATGTTGCGTTGGCCAACACCAAGCCCGCCACTCCGATTCCGCCAAAGAGCAAGCTGAGTGGAAATCGGGCTCGGGCGGGATCGGCTGCCTATACGGAAAAGTGGCTCAACTCGTCGGTGATGCGGACGAGCAACGGGAATCCGCTGTTTCCCAAATCCAACTCGATTGCCGTGCCGCTGCCCACGCAtctggaatcggaatcggcgGAACCGAGTCCCACGCAGGCATTTGGCCCGAAGATCCTGGGAAGTCACGAGGAGGATATTCCCGGAACGGCCATGCGACGGAATTTGGGCCTCAATCTGAGTCCCACTCTGGGCTCCGGCGACAGGGTGAATCAGTCCTACGAGATCATGGAGTCGTCGCACTCCAATGTTTTGCCCAACGATCAGTTTGGCTATCGGCAACTCATTCCCACGGAGCGAAAGGCCTCGGATTCGACGAGTTCCGTGAGCGGAAGTTACTACGGCAGCCGGAAggccagcaaaagcaacagcctGGGTGGCGAATCCGGGGACGAGAGAAGGGTCAGCAAGCAGGATCGGGAGGGCCTGGATCCCGAATCGCTGATGTTTCGCGACGGTCGACGGAAGGTGGACATGGTGCTGGcctgggaggaggaggacctgGGCGTCATGACCGAGGCGGAGGCCAAGCGACGCGATAACCGTCGCTGCTTCATGGAGAACCTCATCAAGGAGGGATTGGAGGTCGAGCTGGAAGACAAGTCGCAGTCCTTTAATGAGAAGACCTTCTTCTTGAAGATCCATTTGCCCTGGCGACTGGAAACCCGACTGGCCGAGGTCATGAACCTGAAGCTGCCGGTCAAGAGATTCATCACCATATCGGTGAAACCATCTTGG GATGAGGAGAATGTGGTCTTACGGAATGTGCAATATTGGAAGGATGTGTGGCAGCGCTTGACCAAAAAGATTCAACTGGACCAAACTCTTCTGGAGGGAGAGACTACATTCAAGGCTGCAACAGCTAATGGCAATCCGGAGGAGCA GTTCATTGTTAAAGATCGAGCCACTGCCTTCACCAGTGCCCAGCGGTCGCTGATGGTGATGCAGGTGCTCATCCGGACGCCCTTCGACGAGAGCGACCGCAGTGGCATCCGGCGGCTGATGAACGACGGCACGTACTTGGGCGTTTTCCCGCTGCACGAGGGGCGGTACGACCGGCCGCACTCCAGCGGCATCTCGCTGGACCGCCGCGTCCTCTACCAGACGTGGGCCCATCCCTCCCAGTGGTACAAGAAGCAGCCGCTGTGTCTGGTGCGCAAGTACTTTGGCGACAAGATCGCCCTCTACTTCTGCTGGCTGGGCTTCTACACGGAGATGCTCGTCTATCCGTCGGTGGTGGGCACACTGTGCTTCATCTACGGCCTGGCCACACTGGAATCGGAGGACAATACGCCCAGCAAGGAGATCTGCAATGAGTATGGGACGGGAAACATTACCCTATGCCCACTTTGCGACAAGGCCTGCAGCTACCAGCGTCTCTCGGAATCGTGCCTCTTCTCCCGGCTCACCTATCTCTTTGACAATCCCTCGACGGTGTTCTTCGCCATCTTCATGTCCTTCTGGG CCACCACATTCCTGGAGCTCTGGAAACGCAAACAGTCGGTTCTTGTGTGGGAATGGGACCTGCACAATGTCGATATGGATGAAGAGAACCGTCCGGAGTTTGAAACGAATGCCACCACGTTTCGCATGAATCCTGTTACGCGGGAAAAGGAACCCTACATGTCCACTTGGAACAGATCTATAAGATTTGTAATTACCGGTAGTGCAGTGCTATTTATG ATATCTGTGGTTCTATCTGCTGTACTGGGCACCATTCTGTATCGCATAACTCTCGTATCGGTTATTTATGGAGGCGGAGGATTTTTTGTCAAGGAGCATGCCAAGCTCTTCACCAGTGTCACGGCTGCCCTGATCAATTTGGTGGTCATCATGTTGCTTACTCGA ATCTACCACCGCATGGCAATCAGGTTGACCAACCTGGAAAATCCGCGCACCCACACGGAATACGAGGACTCCTATACGTTCAAGATCTTCTTTTTCGAATTCATGAACTTCTACTCTTCGCTCATCTATATCGCCTTCTTCAAGGGGCGATTCTTCGATTATCCGGGAGACGATCAGGCCCGCAAAAGTGAGTTCTTCCGCCTCAAGAATGATATCTGCGATCCGGCGGGCTGCCTATCCGAACTCTGCATCCAATTGGCCATCATAATGGTGGGCAAACAGTGCTGGAACAATTTCATGGAGTACCTATTTCCCAAGTTTTGGAACTGGTGGCGTCAACGGAAGCACAAGCAG gccACCAAGGACGAATCGCATTTGCATATGGCCTGGGAGCAGGACTATCACATGCAGGATCCCGGTCGACTGGCCTTGTTCGATGAGTATCTGGAAATGA TTCTTCAATACGGCTTTGTCACCCTGTTTGTCGCTGCCTTCCCATTGGCACCGCTTTTTGCTCTGCTGAACAACGTGGCAGAGATCCGCTTGGATGCCTACAAAATGGTCACCCAGGCCAGACGTCCTTTGGCGGAGCGCGTTGAGGACATAGGCGCCTGGTATGGAATCCTTCGGATCATCACCTATACGGCCGTCGTCTCGAATGCCTTTGTGATAGCCTACACCAGCGATTTTATACCACGTATGGTCTACAAGTTTGTCTACTCTGAAACTCACACATTGGCCGGCTACATCGAGCACTCGCTGTCCATCTTCAATACCTCGGATTACAAGGAGGAGTGGGGTGCCTCGGTCAGTGAACGAGATCCGGATACCTGCCAATATCGCGGTTACAG AAATGGTCCCAAAGATTATGAACCCTATGGTCTGAGTCCCCATTACTGGCATGTCTTTGCTGCTCGTTTGGCTTTTGTTGTGGTTTTCGAG CACGTGGTATTTGTCATAACTGGCATCATGCAGTTCATCATCCCGGATGTCCCGTCCGAGGTGAAGACCCAGATGCAGCGGGAGCAGCTGCTGGCCAAGGAGGCCAAGTACCAGCACGGGATCAAGCGGGCTCAGGGCGACAGCCAGGACATCATGAGTCTGTTTCGGGACACCAGCCAGAGGACCTCGATCGCCGGCAGCCAGGTGACAGCCCGCGGAAGCTGGGCTCGCCGCTTCAGCCGACTGAGCGACGGACTGGATGCCCACGTGGAAGTGGCCGCCCGACCGCGAAGATCGGTGGAGTCCACTGTGTGGGAGGTTTCCTGA
- the LOC108057355 gene encoding anoctamin-4 isoform X2, giving the protein MVMQVLIRTPFDESDRSGIRRLMNDGTYLGVFPLHEGRYDRPHSSGISLDRRVLYQTWAHPSQWYKKQPLCLVRKYFGDKIALYFCWLGFYTEMLVYPSVVGTLCFIYGLATLESEDNTPSKEICNEYGTGNITLCPLCDKACSYQRLSESCLFSRLTYLFDNPSTVFFAIFMSFWATTFLELWKRKQSVLVWEWDLHNVDMDEENRPEFETNATTFRMNPVTREKEPYMSTWNRSIRFVITGSAVLFMISVVLSAVLGTILYRITLVSVIYGGGGFFVKEHAKLFTSVTAALINLVVIMLLTRIYHRMAIRLTNLENPRTHTEYEDSYTFKIFFFEFMNFYSSLIYIAFFKGRFFDYPGDDQARKSEFFRLKNDICDPAGCLSELCIQLAIIMVGKQCWNNFMEYLFPKFWNWWRQRKHKQATKDESHLHMAWEQDYHMQDPGRLALFDEYLEMILQYGFVTLFVAAFPLAPLFALLNNVAEIRLDAYKMVTQARRPLAERVEDIGAWYGILRIITYTAVVSNAFVIAYTSDFIPRMVYKFVYSETHTLAGYIEHSLSIFNTSDYKEEWGASVSERDPDTCQYRGYRNGPKDYEPYGLSPHYWHVFAARLAFVVVFEHVVFVITGIMQFIIPDVPSEVKTQMQREQLLAKEAKYQHGIKRAQGDSQDIMSLFRDTSQRTSIAGSQVTARGSWARRFSRLSDGLDAHVEVAARPRRSVESTVWEVS; this is encoded by the exons ATGGTGATGCAGGTGCTCATCCGGACGCCCTTCGACGAGAGCGACCGCAGTGGCATCCGGCGGCTGATGAACGACGGCACGTACTTGGGCGTTTTCCCGCTGCACGAGGGGCGGTACGACCGGCCGCACTCCAGCGGCATCTCGCTGGACCGCCGCGTCCTCTACCAGACGTGGGCCCATCCCTCCCAGTGGTACAAGAAGCAGCCGCTGTGTCTGGTGCGCAAGTACTTTGGCGACAAGATCGCCCTCTACTTCTGCTGGCTGGGCTTCTACACGGAGATGCTCGTCTATCCGTCGGTGGTGGGCACACTGTGCTTCATCTACGGCCTGGCCACACTGGAATCGGAGGACAATACGCCCAGCAAGGAGATCTGCAATGAGTATGGGACGGGAAACATTACCCTATGCCCACTTTGCGACAAGGCCTGCAGCTACCAGCGTCTCTCGGAATCGTGCCTCTTCTCCCGGCTCACCTATCTCTTTGACAATCCCTCGACGGTGTTCTTCGCCATCTTCATGTCCTTCTGGG CCACCACATTCCTGGAGCTCTGGAAACGCAAACAGTCGGTTCTTGTGTGGGAATGGGACCTGCACAATGTCGATATGGATGAAGAGAACCGTCCGGAGTTTGAAACGAATGCCACCACGTTTCGCATGAATCCTGTTACGCGGGAAAAGGAACCCTACATGTCCACTTGGAACAGATCTATAAGATTTGTAATTACCGGTAGTGCAGTGCTATTTATG ATATCTGTGGTTCTATCTGCTGTACTGGGCACCATTCTGTATCGCATAACTCTCGTATCGGTTATTTATGGAGGCGGAGGATTTTTTGTCAAGGAGCATGCCAAGCTCTTCACCAGTGTCACGGCTGCCCTGATCAATTTGGTGGTCATCATGTTGCTTACTCGA ATCTACCACCGCATGGCAATCAGGTTGACCAACCTGGAAAATCCGCGCACCCACACGGAATACGAGGACTCCTATACGTTCAAGATCTTCTTTTTCGAATTCATGAACTTCTACTCTTCGCTCATCTATATCGCCTTCTTCAAGGGGCGATTCTTCGATTATCCGGGAGACGATCAGGCCCGCAAAAGTGAGTTCTTCCGCCTCAAGAATGATATCTGCGATCCGGCGGGCTGCCTATCCGAACTCTGCATCCAATTGGCCATCATAATGGTGGGCAAACAGTGCTGGAACAATTTCATGGAGTACCTATTTCCCAAGTTTTGGAACTGGTGGCGTCAACGGAAGCACAAGCAG gccACCAAGGACGAATCGCATTTGCATATGGCCTGGGAGCAGGACTATCACATGCAGGATCCCGGTCGACTGGCCTTGTTCGATGAGTATCTGGAAATGA TTCTTCAATACGGCTTTGTCACCCTGTTTGTCGCTGCCTTCCCATTGGCACCGCTTTTTGCTCTGCTGAACAACGTGGCAGAGATCCGCTTGGATGCCTACAAAATGGTCACCCAGGCCAGACGTCCTTTGGCGGAGCGCGTTGAGGACATAGGCGCCTGGTATGGAATCCTTCGGATCATCACCTATACGGCCGTCGTCTCGAATGCCTTTGTGATAGCCTACACCAGCGATTTTATACCACGTATGGTCTACAAGTTTGTCTACTCTGAAACTCACACATTGGCCGGCTACATCGAGCACTCGCTGTCCATCTTCAATACCTCGGATTACAAGGAGGAGTGGGGTGCCTCGGTCAGTGAACGAGATCCGGATACCTGCCAATATCGCGGTTACAG AAATGGTCCCAAAGATTATGAACCCTATGGTCTGAGTCCCCATTACTGGCATGTCTTTGCTGCTCGTTTGGCTTTTGTTGTGGTTTTCGAG CACGTGGTATTTGTCATAACTGGCATCATGCAGTTCATCATCCCGGATGTCCCGTCCGAGGTGAAGACCCAGATGCAGCGGGAGCAGCTGCTGGCCAAGGAGGCCAAGTACCAGCACGGGATCAAGCGGGCTCAGGGCGACAGCCAGGACATCATGAGTCTGTTTCGGGACACCAGCCAGAGGACCTCGATCGCCGGCAGCCAGGTGACAGCCCGCGGAAGCTGGGCTCGCCGCTTCAGCCGACTGAGCGACGGACTGGATGCCCACGTGGAAGTGGCCGCCCGACCGCGAAGATCGGTGGAGTCCACTGTGTGGGAGGTTTCCTGA